In Rariglobus hedericola, the following proteins share a genomic window:
- the rfbA gene encoding glucose-1-phosphate thymidylyltransferase RfbA produces MKRKGIVLAGGSGTRLYPLTIAVSKQLMPVYDKPMIYYPLSVLMLADIREILIISTPTDLPLFHRLLGDGSQFGVTFSYAEQPSPDGLAQAFTIAADHGFLTGNEPCALVLGDNLFYGHDFVSCLQSAGAQSAGATIFGYHVADPKAYGVVEFAPDGRVLSLEEKPASPKSNYAVPGLYFYDKDVVTRARALKPSARGELEITDLNRLYLERGDLRVELLGRGTAWLDTGTHDSLLEAAQFVSVIENRQGLKIACLEEIALRKGWLDQAGLAAQIARLGKSSYGSYLKNLKV; encoded by the coding sequence ATGAAACGCAAAGGCATCGTTCTCGCCGGCGGCTCCGGCACCCGCCTCTACCCGCTCACCATCGCGGTCTCGAAGCAGCTCATGCCGGTTTACGACAAACCGATGATCTACTACCCGCTGTCGGTCCTCATGCTGGCCGATATCCGCGAGATCCTGATTATCTCCACGCCGACGGATCTGCCGCTTTTTCATCGGCTGCTGGGTGACGGCAGCCAGTTCGGAGTCACCTTCAGCTACGCGGAACAACCTTCGCCCGACGGCCTGGCCCAGGCATTCACCATCGCAGCCGATCACGGATTCCTAACCGGCAACGAACCGTGCGCCCTCGTTCTGGGCGACAATCTCTTCTACGGCCACGACTTCGTTTCCTGCCTTCAATCCGCGGGTGCCCAGTCGGCCGGTGCCACTATTTTCGGTTATCACGTCGCTGATCCCAAAGCCTATGGCGTCGTCGAGTTTGCCCCCGACGGTCGCGTGTTGTCCCTCGAGGAAAAACCCGCGTCACCAAAATCCAACTACGCCGTCCCCGGACTCTATTTTTACGACAAGGACGTCGTCACTCGCGCCCGCGCCCTCAAACCCAGCGCGCGCGGCGAACTGGAAATCACCGATCTCAACCGGCTTTATCTCGAACGGGGCGATCTTCGCGTCGAGTTGCTCGGCCGCGGCACCGCCTGGCTCGATACGGGAACCCACGACAGCCTGCTCGAAGCCGCGCAATTCGTCAGCGTCATCGAAAACCGCCAGGGCCTCAAAATCGCCTGCCTCGAAGAAATCGCCCTGCGCAAGGGCTGGCTCGATCAAGCCGGGCTGGCGGCTCAAATCGCACGCCTCGGAAAATCCTCCTACGGCAGCTACTTGAAAAACCTCAAGGTCTGA
- a CDS encoding ATP-grasp fold amidoligase family protein, protein MNKIDVIKAHFRAALRYELNLREPKSYNEKIQWLKLFYQDPLLTRCADKIAVKDHVREKLGRDICIPTLAAYRTVEDFRIEDLPDQFVLKLNSGSGQMLICADKKSFDFDAAHARIATWLEPASNHYFFGHEWAYKNIQPGVIAEQLLGNGEPLRNYKFICFNGEPNCLYTTVQLGGKLYVDFYDFEWNHLPFDLLDYPNSPQPPLRPDKLEEMICISKILAKDFPFVRVDLYCIESRVFFGELTFYPSNGTVSFDPQKADYDLGALLTLPDHAVLLPDENKPPIKVSLDALHELCDLTDHLPPSPHAHVDVEMAHLVDKIERMQKSYSWRLTAPFRFLRRLFYRPPVTLKSAH, encoded by the coding sequence ATGAACAAAATCGACGTCATCAAAGCCCACTTCAGGGCCGCACTTCGCTATGAGCTCAATCTTCGTGAACCAAAGTCCTACAACGAAAAGATCCAGTGGCTTAAACTGTTCTATCAAGACCCCCTGCTCACTCGCTGCGCGGACAAGATCGCCGTCAAAGATCATGTTCGTGAAAAACTAGGCCGCGACATCTGCATCCCCACACTGGCCGCGTATAGAACCGTCGAAGATTTTCGCATCGAAGACCTCCCCGACCAATTCGTATTAAAACTCAATTCCGGCTCGGGCCAAATGTTGATTTGCGCCGACAAAAAATCGTTCGACTTCGACGCCGCCCACGCACGGATCGCCACATGGCTCGAACCCGCATCCAATCATTATTTTTTTGGCCACGAATGGGCTTATAAAAACATTCAACCGGGCGTCATTGCCGAACAATTATTGGGTAACGGCGAACCACTACGGAATTATAAGTTCATTTGTTTTAACGGCGAACCCAACTGCCTCTACACAACGGTCCAGTTGGGCGGAAAACTCTATGTCGATTTCTATGACTTTGAGTGGAATCACCTGCCCTTTGATCTACTGGATTATCCCAACAGTCCTCAGCCGCCCCTTCGCCCCGATAAACTGGAAGAGATGATCTGCATCTCTAAAATTTTGGCGAAGGACTTTCCCTTCGTTCGCGTTGATCTCTACTGCATCGAATCCCGGGTATTCTTCGGCGAACTCACTTTCTATCCGAGTAACGGAACCGTCAGCTTCGATCCCCAAAAAGCAGATTACGACTTAGGGGCATTACTAACGCTTCCCGATCACGCGGTTTTGCTCCCGGATGAAAACAAGCCGCCGATCAAAGTTTCGCTGGATGCTCTTCATGAACTGTGCGACCTGACCGATCACCTGCCGCCTTCCCCTCATGCACACGTCGATGTCGAGATGGCGCATTTGGTCGATAAAATCGAGCGGATGCAAAAATCGTATAGTTGGCGTCTGACCGCTCCCTTCCGGTTTTTGCGCCGCCTCTTTTACAGGCCCCCGGTTACCCTGAAGTCCGCACATTAA
- a CDS encoding sugar nucleotide-binding protein: MIYLLGGSGYVGQAYQTLLTQKGIAFKNLQRAELDYADVKALTAALKRDRPAFLINAAGYTGKPNVDACELHKTECLFGNAVLPGRIAEACEAAGIPWGHVSSGCIYTGKRPDGTGFSEIDAPNFTFRQNNCSFYSGTKALGEEILAGRPDVFIWRLRIPFDHRESPRNYLTKLMRYQRLLEAENSISQLHEFVAATFACWEKHIPFGTYNVTNPGHVTTHEVVELILESGVCNKAYEFFTDEADFMQKAAKTPRSNCVMTSAKLAAAGIEMTPVLDAIRSALARWQPETK; encoded by the coding sequence ATGATCTACCTCCTCGGCGGTTCCGGCTACGTGGGCCAGGCCTACCAAACTCTCCTCACGCAGAAGGGCATTGCCTTTAAAAATCTCCAGCGCGCCGAACTGGATTACGCCGATGTGAAGGCGTTGACCGCCGCGTTGAAACGCGACCGGCCCGCGTTCCTCATCAACGCGGCCGGCTACACCGGAAAGCCCAACGTCGACGCGTGCGAACTGCACAAGACCGAATGCCTCTTCGGCAACGCCGTCCTCCCCGGCCGCATCGCCGAGGCCTGCGAAGCCGCCGGCATTCCTTGGGGCCACGTTTCCTCCGGCTGCATCTACACCGGCAAGCGCCCCGATGGCACCGGCTTCTCCGAGATCGACGCGCCCAACTTCACCTTCCGCCAGAACAACTGCTCGTTCTACTCCGGCACCAAGGCCCTCGGCGAAGAGATCCTCGCCGGCCGCCCCGACGTATTCATCTGGCGGTTACGCATTCCGTTCGACCACCGCGAGAGCCCGCGCAACTACCTGACGAAGCTCATGCGTTACCAGCGCCTGCTCGAAGCGGAGAACTCCATCTCGCAACTCCACGAGTTTGTCGCCGCGACGTTCGCGTGCTGGGAAAAACACATCCCCTTCGGCACCTACAACGTCACCAATCCCGGCCACGTCACCACGCATGAAGTCGTCGAGCTCATCCTTGAGAGCGGCGTCTGCAACAAAGCCTACGAGTTCTTCACCGACGAGGCCGACTTCATGCAAAAGGCCGCCAAGACCCCGCGCAGCAACTGCGTGATGACCTCCGCCAAACTCGCCGCCGCCGGTATCGAAATGACTCCCGTCCTCGACGCCATCCGCTCGGCGCTCGCCCGCTGGCAACCGGAAACCAAGTAG
- the rfbB gene encoding dTDP-glucose 4,6-dehydratase, with translation MKILVTGGAGFIGSNLVRQLVTEHGHDVLNVDALTYAGNRHSLADLEGNARHRLVQADICDAAAMQKLFADFAPDWVMHLAAESHVDRSIDGPGAFIQTNITGTFTLLQAARAHFEKLTCEARDRFRFLHVSTDEVYGSLGATGLFTEETPYDPHSPYSASKAASDHLARAWADTYKLPVLVTNCSNNYGPFQFPEKLIPVVILKALRGEAIPVYGKGENIRDWLYVADHAEALHTVISKGRIGQTYNIGGNNERRNIDLVRLLCALLDELRPRADGLSYTKQITFVTDRPGHDLRYAIDATKIKTELGWTPKQDHTSGFRQTVQWYLDNETWTSAILNGSYKLERLGSAAPDSGLS, from the coding sequence ATGAAAATCCTGGTCACCGGCGGCGCCGGCTTCATCGGCTCCAACCTCGTCCGCCAGCTTGTCACCGAGCACGGCCACGACGTGCTCAACGTCGATGCGCTGACCTACGCCGGCAACCGTCACTCGCTCGCCGATCTCGAGGGCAACGCCCGCCACCGGCTCGTGCAGGCCGACATCTGCGACGCCGCCGCGATGCAAAAACTCTTCGCCGACTTCGCCCCCGACTGGGTCATGCACCTCGCCGCCGAGAGCCACGTGGATCGCTCCATCGACGGTCCCGGCGCCTTCATCCAGACCAACATCACCGGCACCTTCACCCTGCTCCAAGCCGCCCGCGCCCACTTCGAAAAACTCACCTGCGAAGCCCGCGACCGCTTTCGTTTTCTTCACGTTTCGACCGATGAGGTTTACGGCAGTCTTGGCGCCACCGGCCTCTTCACCGAAGAAACGCCCTACGATCCGCACTCGCCTTATTCCGCCAGCAAAGCCGCCAGCGACCACCTCGCCCGCGCCTGGGCCGACACCTACAAGCTGCCGGTCCTCGTCACCAACTGCTCCAACAATTACGGCCCGTTTCAGTTTCCCGAAAAACTGATTCCGGTCGTCATCCTCAAAGCCCTTCGCGGCGAAGCGATTCCCGTTTACGGCAAGGGCGAGAACATCCGCGACTGGCTTTACGTCGCCGACCACGCCGAGGCCTTGCACACCGTCATTTCCAAGGGTCGCATCGGCCAGACCTACAACATCGGCGGCAACAACGAGCGTCGGAATATCGACCTCGTCCGCCTGCTCTGCGCCCTGCTCGACGAACTCCGCCCCCGCGCCGACGGCCTCAGTTACACGAAGCAGATCACCTTCGTCACCGACCGCCCCGGCCACGACCTGCGCTACGCCATCGACGCGACGAAAATCAAAACCGAGCTCGGCTGGACACCGAAGCAGGATCACACGTCGGGCTTCCGACAAACCGTCCAGTGGTATCTGGACAACGAGACCTGGACCTCCGCCATTCTCAACGGCTCCTACAAACTAGAACGCCTCGGGTCCGCTGCGCCGGATTCCGGCCTCAGTTAA
- a CDS encoding DUF4915 domain-containing protein: MKFNRPLETSATGIAHTLLLSCPNEGGLIALHNGRAMIIDHVDTTGIHASPEMVIRGHQTADHAFIDIFTKDTVRSMVLKEVNDLHDILVIGERMHVVSTGTNEVLVYDLSGRLLERIPYPGQSDSWHLNCLARSPDGRLAITAFGKFSEFREWKGRSAGQGFIGFLGDTTGSQNILEGLNKPHTPRFHQGDIYCCDSDNNSLVRIRNGRKESLPIDHRFTRGLALCGDIAYVGLSGWRSLAKGPSTGGIAVVNLKQFRVETIFDIPLNEVYDVMAISEAQLESISLHYLNSKISRHSHELYALKLPSKISAPEISASANEESVLLAKQLGQLQQRYNATLLQLDILHDRLTRQTRSFSWKATAPLRWARRHMNSFLLRK, translated from the coding sequence ATGAAATTTAATCGCCCTTTGGAAACGTCCGCCACCGGCATCGCGCACACCCTGCTCTTATCGTGCCCGAACGAAGGCGGCTTGATCGCACTGCACAACGGCCGGGCCATGATCATCGATCATGTGGACACCACGGGAATTCATGCTTCGCCAGAAATGGTTATTCGCGGACACCAAACCGCCGACCACGCATTCATCGATATTTTCACCAAAGACACAGTCCGCTCCATGGTGCTAAAGGAGGTCAACGACCTGCATGACATCCTCGTGATTGGTGAGCGGATGCATGTTGTTTCCACCGGAACGAACGAGGTTTTGGTTTACGATTTGTCGGGACGGCTGCTTGAGCGGATTCCTTATCCCGGACAAAGCGACTCATGGCATCTCAACTGCCTGGCTCGGAGTCCCGATGGACGTCTGGCCATAACCGCATTCGGTAAATTCTCCGAGTTCAGGGAATGGAAAGGGCGCTCGGCCGGGCAAGGGTTCATCGGCTTTTTGGGCGACACCACCGGCAGTCAAAATATCCTGGAAGGCCTGAACAAGCCGCACACTCCCCGCTTTCATCAAGGGGACATCTATTGTTGCGACTCCGACAACAACTCCCTTGTCCGCATCCGGAACGGCCGCAAGGAATCCCTGCCCATCGATCACCGGTTCACGCGTGGCCTCGCGCTTTGCGGCGATATTGCCTACGTGGGCCTCAGCGGCTGGCGCAGCCTCGCCAAAGGCCCCAGCACGGGAGGTATCGCCGTGGTGAATCTCAAACAATTCCGCGTAGAAACTATCTTCGATATTCCGCTCAACGAGGTTTACGACGTGATGGCGATTTCGGAGGCCCAGCTCGAGTCGATCAGCCTGCATTATCTTAACTCGAAAATCTCGCGACACTCACACGAGTTGTATGCGTTAAAGCTGCCCTCGAAGATTTCCGCTCCTGAAATATCCGCCTCCGCCAACGAGGAATCCGTTTTGCTCGCCAAGCAATTGGGCCAACTCCAACAACGCTACAACGCGACCCTCCTTCAATTGGACATCCTTCATGACCGCCTCACCCGTCAGACGCGGTCATTCAGTTGGAAAGCCACCGCACCACTTCGCTGGGCGCGACGTCACATGAACTCATTTTTGTTACGGAAGTGA
- a CDS encoding ABC transporter ATP-binding protein — MSDSIIQLENVGVYYRGGRQRGAKASSAPWALRGLTLDIRRGEKLGVVGRNGCGKSTLLRLLANIISPDEGSIRYDRPDLHVQLLALGVGFEGHLSGAENAILSGLFMGKSKRHMESRLREIQEFSGLGDAFHKQVNTYSSGMNARLGFSIGLQTDPDIFLIDEVLGVGDKAFLEKSKAALRERFQANTTVVLISHDARTISEVCDRAVWMNAGRILAEGDPTHVCETYETGIASSRRAL; from the coding sequence ATGTCTGATTCCATTATCCAACTGGAAAACGTGGGCGTATACTACCGGGGCGGCCGGCAACGCGGAGCCAAGGCCTCATCCGCCCCATGGGCTCTGCGCGGTCTGACCCTGGATATACGCCGCGGAGAAAAACTCGGCGTGGTCGGGCGCAACGGTTGCGGGAAAAGCACGCTGCTAAGATTGCTCGCGAACATCATCTCTCCCGACGAGGGCTCGATACGTTACGACCGTCCGGATCTTCACGTGCAACTGCTCGCTTTGGGCGTGGGCTTTGAAGGCCATCTTTCCGGTGCCGAGAACGCCATTCTGAGCGGCCTTTTCATGGGGAAATCCAAACGTCACATGGAAAGCCGCCTGCGCGAAATCCAGGAATTCTCCGGCTTGGGCGATGCGTTTCACAAACAGGTCAACACCTACTCATCGGGTATGAACGCCCGGTTGGGATTCTCCATCGGGCTGCAGACCGATCCCGATATCTTCCTGATCGATGAGGTGCTCGGCGTGGGCGACAAAGCCTTTCTCGAAAAATCCAAGGCTGCCCTCCGCGAACGATTCCAAGCCAACACCACGGTCGTCCTCATCTCGCACGATGCCCGCACTATCAGCGAAGTGTGCGATCGTGCCGTATGGATGAATGCCGGCCGTATTCTTGCCGAAGGTGATCCAACGCACGTTTGCGAAACTTACGAGACAGGGATCGCTTCCTCACGCCGTGCATTATGA
- a CDS encoding ABC transporter permease has protein sequence MISHFLRYKDIVLYRTLASLKSEARKNYLGYIWFLLEPLLSTSVLYFAMSHISGQRGALAVLVILLGMVVWQWLEGSVMLSSASISAKFHVHMQVPLPKYLFPLVDIGSNTIRFAFAFSIILVASLFLGAGISLALLWLPVLLFLQLALIIGLSLIVSIGVTLVPDLRMLVQSLFRMLFFVSGIFFTAERVPANLLPYFHANPIAVLIEAYRAVLLHGRSPDIRLLGFTALLTVVLLITGGFIHNHYDKRLLKLTNV, from the coding sequence ATGATCAGCCATTTCCTACGCTATAAAGACATCGTCTTGTATCGCACCCTGGCTTCGCTGAAATCTGAAGCCCGTAAAAATTATCTGGGCTACATCTGGTTTCTTTTGGAGCCGTTGCTGAGCACCTCCGTGCTTTATTTCGCGATGTCGCATATCAGCGGCCAGCGCGGCGCGCTTGCCGTGCTGGTCATCCTTCTCGGCATGGTCGTGTGGCAATGGCTTGAGGGTTCGGTGATGCTGAGCTCCGCCTCCATCAGCGCGAAGTTTCATGTCCACATGCAAGTGCCGCTGCCTAAATATTTATTCCCGTTGGTGGACATCGGATCGAACACCATCCGGTTCGCGTTTGCATTCAGCATCATACTGGTGGCGTCGCTCTTTTTGGGTGCGGGCATTTCTTTAGCGCTCCTCTGGCTGCCGGTCCTGTTGTTCCTTCAACTGGCGCTCATCATCGGGCTTTCACTGATCGTATCCATTGGCGTCACCCTGGTGCCCGATCTGCGCATGCTGGTGCAGTCGTTATTCCGCATGCTCTTTTTCGTCTCGGGTATTTTTTTCACCGCCGAGCGGGTGCCAGCCAATCTCCTGCCCTATTTTCACGCCAACCCGATTGCAGTCCTCATCGAAGCCTACCGCGCGGTGCTGCTTCATGGGCGCTCACCGGACATCCGGTTGCTCGGCTTCACCGCACTATTGACCGTCGTCCTGCTGATCACGGGTGGATTCATCCACAACCACTACGACAAACGCCTGCTGAAACTCACCAATGTCTGA
- a CDS encoding glycosyltransferase has translation MHYDFAIVCRESLGSGAGDIGVYSRLLIEALAAAGKRSVVFTGSPEAACSFEGNALVDYVVVETPRTAPYATVTGAEFLHAYALCTKLIEFLETHSIQTIEFPDRHAEGYFFINHNLVYRRIPSVAVRLHLPAFVVDDDNEKSPRSLHEARVYAAEKEALQRADHILYSGPAILERVLDYFTPAEAEALRIRATSIPNNFPAPLGASTPSTSLEHAARVKKTGCLGPLEYRRGADQLVIQACRYFAGQPDSTIQFHLIGEDTLTANGLSFSSYLSRLIPDAARDHFVFERPLAGAALQQQLSALDAFVLPARFDHHPAALNDILPLQKPVFVSTRGGMADLDAHYPSIRRFDPLAHADWQRFFIDLENGLPAPAPAASDKPAQINAGIIAAYLELKPEVTATLAPVRMSVVIAHLNDAENLTNLLNSLRAAKDSARLEIIVVDDGSPDDVQASLQSAFPGVIFLQTPQSRSGPFLARKIGTETAASDYVLFVDADDHLDIERCFHYAQTLAETDRLDVLIPAMRHFGRETHASLPLPKSRVTVLFECYFHCGLIARKTSLLDGLEDACRATYNVAHSEDWMLGISLLFTGARISAVLDCAYFYNRTRPNTRSLENLFMEWQSTAIRHRHFDQAIARALTSDNLPISDLKLLRLVALGVEPPSATPPVEVRNSNYVAWHTHLYRTVKSLTGDPNYRPLKKSSANIAPAIPVFRSNLPSGTKPRLLFITRVLPNAEGTGPARRAYSVISAMAKTHDVSLLWITPPAHDQTTPVNLPEGCVEWRRLPSHAGDDRELRRRRELAGKHPRGFSFLFRQPVDWRDHTRGRLRLAADLLGGERFDVIHAFRMVMAPYALAIHRANPARSIQLDTDDIESSTLGRIGALYQKNADPVRAAESYSSARINARLERDLFPRFHHVFVCSQSDASRLAPRHKNIRVLPNIMPVPAQRPLAPAATKTFRFLFLGTLDYYPNTDALLWLCREILPRLRSTCDCELVVAGLNAPASLIQFLQQQDGVRFIGAVAHSATAFAAADALLVPLRAGGGTRLKIIEAFTQGIPVVSTTLGIEGIEAQPEEHFLVADTPEIFARAACRLTGDAALRDRLAKNAFDLVSREYSPAALARALEKTSVDLS, from the coding sequence GTGCATTATGATTTTGCCATCGTCTGCCGGGAAAGCCTTGGCAGCGGCGCCGGAGATATCGGCGTCTATTCCCGCCTGCTGATCGAAGCCCTCGCGGCCGCAGGCAAACGCTCCGTGGTCTTCACCGGATCACCGGAAGCCGCCTGCTCTTTTGAGGGCAATGCCCTCGTGGATTACGTTGTCGTGGAAACTCCGCGGACCGCGCCGTATGCCACCGTGACCGGAGCCGAATTTCTCCACGCCTACGCACTGTGCACGAAGTTAATCGAGTTTCTCGAAACGCACTCGATTCAAACCATCGAGTTCCCGGACCGCCACGCCGAGGGGTATTTTTTCATCAATCATAACCTCGTCTACCGCCGCATTCCGTCGGTCGCCGTGCGCCTTCATCTACCGGCGTTCGTCGTCGATGATGATAATGAAAAATCCCCCCGCAGCTTGCACGAAGCCCGGGTTTACGCGGCCGAAAAGGAAGCCCTTCAGCGCGCCGACCACATCCTTTATTCAGGGCCCGCCATTTTGGAACGAGTGCTGGACTACTTCACACCGGCCGAAGCCGAAGCGCTGCGCATCCGAGCGACATCGATTCCCAACAACTTCCCCGCTCCGCTCGGAGCCTCAACGCCATCAACTTCGCTTGAGCACGCCGCTCGCGTAAAAAAAACAGGGTGCCTGGGTCCGCTCGAATACCGCAGAGGCGCTGACCAACTGGTCATCCAAGCCTGTCGCTATTTCGCCGGGCAACCGGATTCCACGATTCAATTTCATCTCATCGGTGAAGATACGCTCACGGCTAACGGTCTGTCGTTTTCCTCCTACCTAAGCCGACTCATACCCGACGCAGCTCGCGATCATTTTGTCTTTGAACGTCCGCTCGCCGGTGCCGCTCTCCAGCAGCAACTGTCGGCTCTGGATGCCTTCGTCCTGCCCGCCCGCTTCGATCATCATCCGGCCGCGCTGAACGATATTCTTCCGCTGCAGAAACCGGTGTTCGTTTCCACTCGCGGCGGCATGGCGGATCTCGACGCGCACTATCCCTCGATTCGCAGATTTGATCCGCTGGCCCATGCCGACTGGCAGCGTTTTTTCATCGATCTGGAGAATGGCCTGCCAGCCCCCGCGCCTGCCGCTTCGGACAAACCCGCCCAAATCAACGCTGGGATCATCGCGGCCTACTTGGAATTAAAACCTGAGGTCACGGCCACGCTCGCACCGGTGCGGATGTCCGTCGTGATCGCCCATCTCAACGATGCCGAAAACCTCACAAACCTGCTCAATTCGTTGCGCGCAGCGAAAGACTCGGCCCGCCTCGAAATCATCGTTGTCGACGACGGCTCGCCCGACGACGTGCAAGCTTCGCTGCAGAGCGCGTTCCCCGGGGTTATCTTTCTACAAACTCCGCAAAGCCGGTCGGGACCGTTTCTCGCCCGAAAGATCGGCACGGAAACCGCCGCGAGCGACTACGTCTTGTTCGTCGATGCCGATGATCACCTCGATATCGAGCGCTGCTTTCACTATGCGCAAACGCTAGCCGAAACCGATCGCCTCGATGTGCTGATTCCTGCGATGAGGCACTTCGGCCGCGAAACCCACGCGTCACTCCCGTTGCCCAAATCCCGGGTCACGGTGCTGTTCGAGTGCTACTTTCACTGCGGATTGATCGCGAGAAAAACCAGCCTGCTGGACGGGCTCGAAGATGCCTGTCGGGCAACCTATAATGTGGCCCATAGCGAAGACTGGATGCTGGGCATATCGCTGCTGTTCACCGGTGCGCGTATCAGTGCGGTGCTGGACTGTGCGTATTTCTATAATCGCACACGCCCCAATACCCGCTCGCTCGAAAACCTGTTCATGGAGTGGCAATCCACCGCCATCCGGCATCGCCACTTCGATCAGGCGATCGCGCGCGCCCTCACCAGCGACAACTTGCCGATCTCCGATCTTAAACTGCTGCGATTGGTCGCCCTCGGCGTGGAACCGCCCTCGGCCACCCCGCCGGTCGAGGTTCGGAACAGCAACTACGTCGCCTGGCACACCCACCTCTATCGCACGGTAAAATCGTTAACCGGCGATCCCAACTACCGGCCTCTTAAAAAATCCTCCGCCAACATTGCTCCGGCCATCCCGGTTTTCCGCTCAAACCTGCCCTCGGGAACCAAGCCACGACTGCTTTTCATCACCCGGGTTTTGCCAAACGCCGAAGGCACCGGCCCTGCCCGCCGCGCCTACTCCGTGATCAGCGCAATGGCGAAGACCCATGATGTTTCCTTGTTGTGGATCACGCCTCCCGCGCACGATCAGACGACGCCCGTAAACCTGCCGGAGGGCTGTGTTGAATGGCGTCGCCTGCCGTCGCATGCAGGCGATGACCGGGAGCTCCGCCGGCGGCGCGAGCTGGCGGGGAAACACCCAAGGGGGTTCAGTTTCTTGTTCCGCCAGCCCGTGGACTGGAGGGACCACACCCGCGGACGTCTGCGTCTCGCCGCAGACCTGCTGGGCGGCGAACGCTTTGATGTCATCCACGCCTTCCGCATGGTCATGGCTCCCTATGCCCTGGCCATCCATCGCGCAAACCCAGCGCGTAGTATTCAATTGGATACAGACGATATCGAATCATCCACCCTTGGCCGCATCGGCGCTCTTTATCAAAAAAACGCCGATCCCGTGCGCGCCGCCGAATCCTATTCCAGCGCCCGCATTAACGCGCGCCTGGAACGGGACCTGTTCCCGCGATTCCACCACGTCTTCGTCTGCTCCCAGTCCGACGCCAGCCGGCTCGCACCGCGGCATAAAAACATCCGGGTGTTGCCCAACATAATGCCGGTGCCCGCCCAGCGGCCGCTCGCACCGGCGGCCACAAAGACCTTTCGTTTTCTCTTCCTGGGAACACTCGATTATTATCCCAACACGGACGCGTTGTTGTGGTTGTGCCGCGAGATTCTTCCTCGTCTGCGCTCCACCTGCGATTGCGAGCTCGTGGTCGCGGGTCTGAATGCACCGGCGAGCTTGATCCAGTTTCTCCAACAGCAGGACGGCGTCCGGTTTATTGGTGCGGTCGCCCACTCGGCCACTGCTTTTGCAGCAGCCGATGCACTGCTGGTTCCCTTGCGCGCCGGCGGCGGCACGCGATTGAAAATAATCGAGGCGTTCACGCAGGGCATCCCCGTTGTCAGCACTACCCTGGGCATTGAAGGAATCGAGGCGCAGCCCGAGGAACATTTCCTGGTCGCCGACACACCTGAAATCTTCGCCCGCGCCGCCTGCCGGCTGACCGGGGACGCCGCACTCCGTGATCGCCTGGCGAAGAACGCGTTTGATTTGGTGTCGCGGGAATATTCGCCCGCCGCCCTCGCCCGCGCGCTGGAAAAAACCTCCGTCGATCTTTCCTGA
- a CDS encoding glycosyltransferase → MSRIPRHFHFIFGLRKQTEPFHIAHYLCLESCLRVNRPDRLTLYYHYEPYGPYWKLIKNKIELVRVPLNDQVAGKNYDCALIGQQLRYAHHADFIRLEKLLQHGGVYADMDTLFLRPMPDAFFEKPFVLGRENPVINQQTGAMETSLCNALMLAEPGSAFARIWLEQMPAAFDGSWSNHSCQLADRLHAQHPSLAHVEPSQSFYPFMWTVEDLKGLLEECRPDWRGAYSVHLWAHLWWSAERTDFSPFSGALLTEDFIRKTDTTYTLAARPFLPPAGRLKKRLLIWRIFFTHRLFKAKVA, encoded by the coding sequence ATGTCACGTATCCCCCGTCACTTTCACTTCATCTTCGGGCTGCGGAAACAAACCGAACCGTTTCACATCGCGCATTACCTTTGTCTCGAATCATGCCTGCGCGTGAATCGTCCGGACCGGCTCACACTTTACTACCATTACGAGCCCTACGGGCCCTATTGGAAACTGATCAAAAACAAAATCGAGCTCGTGCGGGTGCCGCTCAACGATCAGGTGGCAGGGAAAAACTATGACTGCGCGTTGATCGGCCAACAGCTGCGTTATGCGCATCACGCCGATTTCATACGCTTGGAAAAACTTCTGCAGCACGGCGGGGTTTATGCTGACATGGACACGCTGTTCCTCCGTCCCATGCCCGATGCCTTCTTCGAAAAACCGTTCGTGCTGGGTCGTGAAAACCCCGTCATTAACCAGCAAACCGGCGCGATGGAAACCTCGCTATGCAACGCACTGATGCTTGCCGAACCGGGCTCCGCGTTCGCCCGCATCTGGCTTGAGCAAATGCCGGCGGCGTTTGATGGCAGTTGGAGCAACCACTCCTGCCAGCTGGCGGATCGACTCCACGCACAACACCCATCCCTAGCCCATGTGGAGCCCTCGCAGTCTTTTTATCCGTTCATGTGGACGGTCGAAGATCTCAAAGGTCTTCTTGAAGAGTGCCGCCCAGATTGGCGCGGCGCCTACAGCGTGCATCTCTGGGCCCATCTGTGGTGGTCCGCCGAGCGCACGGATTTCAGCCCGTTCAGCGGCGCCCTGCTCACCGAAGACTTTATCCGGAAAACGGATACCACCTATACCCTCGCCGCCCGTCCGTTTCTGCCTCCAGCCGGCCGCCTGAAAAAGCGTCTTCTGATCTGGCGGATTTTTTTCACGCACCGGCTCTTCAAAGCAAAAGTCGCCTGA